One region of Miscanthus floridulus cultivar M001 chromosome 19, ASM1932011v1, whole genome shotgun sequence genomic DNA includes:
- the LOC136526260 gene encoding uncharacterized protein, whose amino-acid sequence MSGDPPVTSSTIWPASGAVAWATDGVDCATPSNATVATSSGAGLVPVTITSAWASGGIDSATPSDTTVAASGYFCLGAVTTTSTGDARPSACGATPAMVDATGMDGSSIHSNADGGVTSVAACSTTTEGMGATADGARPANEAATSAPLLPKTGATSSNDVHPT is encoded by the coding sequence ATGTCCGGAGATCCTCCGGTCACGTCCTCCACCATCTGGCCCGCCTCGGGCGCCGTAGCCTGGGCCACCGATGGCGTAGATTGTGCCACCCCCTCGAACGCCACCGTGGCTACATCCAGCGGTGCCGGGCTTGTTCCGGTCACGATCACCTCTGCTTGGGCCTCTGGTGGCATAGATTCTGCCAccccctcggacaccaccgtgGCTGCGTCCGGCTACTTCTGCCTTGGTGcagtcacgaccacctccaccggcgacGCCAGACCCTCGGCTTGTGGTGCCACGCCCGCCATGGTGGATGCCACCGGCATGGATGGCAGCTCCATTCACTCCAACGCAGATGGCGGAGTCACCTCCGTCGCCGCTTGCTCGACAACCAccgagggcatgggcgccaccgcAGACGGCGCCAGACCGGCCAACGAGGCCGCAACATCAGCGCCGCTCCTACCCAAAACAGGAGCGACATCAAGCAATGATGTCCATCCCACCTAA
- the LOC136527132 gene encoding elongation factor 1-alpha-like, whose translation MGKEKTHINIVVIGHVDSGKSTTTGHLIYKLGGIDKRVIERFEKEAAEMNKRSFKYAWVLDKLKAERERGITIDIALWKFETTKYYCTVIDAPGHRDFIKNMITGTSQADCAVLIIDSTTGGFEAGISKDGQTREHALLAFTLGVKQMICCCNKMDATTPKYSKARYDEIVKEVSSYLKKVGYNPDKIHFVPISGFEGDNMIERSTNLDWYKGPTLLDALDLINEPKRPSDKPLRLPLQDVYKIGGIGTVPVGRVETGIIKPGMVVTFGPSGLTTEVKSVEMHHEALQEALPGDNVGFNVKNVAVKDLKRGYVASNSKDDPAKEAASFTSQVIIMNHPGQIGNGYAPVLDCHTSHIAVKFAELVTKIDRRSGKELEKEPKFLKNGDAGMVKMVPTKPMVVETFSEYPPLGRFAVRDMRQTVAVGVIKSVEKKDPTGAKVTKAAAKKK comes from the exons ATGGGTAAGGAGAAGACTCACATCAACATTGTGGTCATTGGCCATGTCGACTCTGGCAAGTCGACCACCACTGGCCACCTGATCTACAAGCTTGGTGGTATTGACAAGCGTGTGATTGAGAGGTTCGAGAAAGAGGCTGCGGAGATGAACAAGCGTTCATTCAAGTATGCGTGGGTGCTTGACAAGCTCAAGGCTGAGCGTGAGAGAGGTATCACAATTGATATCGCCCTGTGGAAGTTCGAGACCACCAAGTACTACTGCACTGTCATTGATGCCCCTGGACACCGTGACTTCATCAAgaatatgatcactggcacatcCCAAGCTGACTGTGCTGTTCTTATCATTGACTCCACCACTGGTGGTTTTGAGGCTGGTATCTCCAAGGATGGCCAGACCCGTGAGCATGCTCTCCTTGCTTTCACACTTGGAGTGAAGCAGATGATTTGCTGCTGCAACAAG ATGGACGCCACCACACCCAAGTACTCAAAGGCCCGTTATGATGAGATTGTGAAGGAAGTCTCTTCCTACCTGAAGAAGGTTGGGTACAACCCTGACAAGATCCACTTTGTTCCCATCTCTGGTTTCGAAGGTGACAACATGATTGAGAGGTCCACCAACCTTGACTGGTACAAGGGCCCAACCCTACTTGACGCTCTGGACTTGATCAATGAGCCGAAGAGGCCTTCAGACAAGCCCCTGCGTCTCCCCCTTCAGGATGTGTACAAGATTGGTGGTATTGGAACTGTTCCTGTTGGGCGTGTTGAGACTGGTATCATCAAGCCTGGTATGGTTGTTACCTTTGGTCCTAGTGGCCTTACTACTGAGGTTAAGTCTGTTGAGATGCACCATGAGGCTCTCCAGGAGGCCCTTCCTGGTGACAATGTTGGCTTCAACGTTAAGAATGTTGCTGTGAAGGATCTGAAGCGTGGGTATGTGGCCTCCAACTCCAAGGATGACCCTGCCAAGGAGGCTGCTAGCTTCACCTCCCAGGTCATCATCATGAACCACCCTGGGCAGATCGGCAACGGTTATGCCCCAGTGCTGGACTGCCACACCTCACACATTGCTGTCAAGTTTGCTGAGCTCGTTACCAAGATTGATAGGCGGTCTGGCAAGGAGCTTGAGAAGGAGCCTAAATTCCTCAAGAACGGTGATGCtggtatggtgaagatggttccCACTAAGCCCATGGTGGTGGAGACCTTTTCTGAGTATCCTCCTCTTGGTCGCTTTGCTGTCCGGGACATGAGGCAAACGGTGGCTGTCGGAGTCATCAAGAGcgtggagaagaaggacccaactGGAGCCAAGGTGACCAAGGCTGCTGCCAAGAAGAAATAA